One region of Termitidicoccus mucosus genomic DNA includes:
- a CDS encoding Bcr/CflA family multidrug efflux MFS transporter produces the protein MVANTDTVHHAPPARAGARYYRLILILALLAAFGPLATDMYLPALPQIARDLRTSESAAQFSLSVFFIAVALSQMIYGPLSDRFGRRRPLLCGLALFALASVGCASAGSAGELIGWRVAMALGGAAGMVLSRAVVRDRFSGRESASAFSLLMIVMGAAPILAPIAGAQILPLGGWRGIFWVLLAVGVTAWLAVMFGLPESLPAERRSRLGVLSAVAGYWRLLGERRFLGYALVLGFNAGALFTYITCSPHVFIELNGVSPAGFSAFFGLNALGMLGAAALNRKLLHNHAPGRILGVVLAVVLLAGLALAVCAWTGLGGFPAMVAMLFLTLASGGMVGPNAIALALEPFGRAAGSAAALLGTLQFGMGGLAGALAGCFGTESAAPMGVTLAVCAAAAFASLRLAAGRARQA, from the coding sequence ATGGTTGCAAACACCGACACTGTCCACCACGCGCCGCCGGCAAGGGCCGGGGCGCGCTACTACCGATTGATCCTGATCCTCGCCCTGCTCGCCGCGTTCGGGCCGCTTGCGACCGACATGTATCTGCCCGCGCTGCCGCAAATCGCCCGCGACCTGCGCACCAGCGAGAGCGCGGCGCAATTCAGCCTGTCCGTCTTTTTCATCGCGGTGGCGCTCTCCCAAATGATCTACGGGCCGCTCTCCGACCGGTTCGGACGGCGGCGTCCGTTGCTGTGCGGGCTGGCGCTGTTCGCGCTGGCGTCGGTGGGCTGCGCGAGCGCGGGGTCGGCGGGTGAGCTGATCGGCTGGCGGGTGGCGATGGCGCTGGGCGGCGCGGCGGGGATGGTGCTCTCGCGGGCCGTCGTCCGCGACCGGTTCTCGGGGCGCGAGTCGGCGTCGGCGTTTTCGTTGTTGATGATCGTCATGGGCGCGGCCCCGATCCTCGCGCCGATAGCGGGGGCGCAAATCCTGCCGCTGGGCGGGTGGCGCGGCATTTTCTGGGTGTTGCTGGCGGTGGGGGTGACGGCGTGGCTGGCGGTGATGTTCGGGCTGCCGGAATCGCTGCCGGCGGAACGGCGGAGCCGGCTGGGCGTGCTGTCGGCGGTCGCGGGCTACTGGCGGCTGCTGGGCGAACGGCGTTTCCTGGGTTACGCGCTGGTACTCGGCTTCAACGCCGGGGCCTTGTTCACCTACATCACGTGCTCGCCGCATGTGTTCATCGAGTTGAACGGCGTGTCGCCGGCGGGGTTCTCGGCGTTTTTCGGGCTCAATGCGCTGGGGATGCTCGGCGCGGCGGCGCTCAACCGGAAGCTGCTGCACAATCACGCGCCGGGGCGGATACTCGGCGTCGTGCTGGCCGTGGTGCTGCTCGCGGGGCTGGCGCTGGCGGTGTGCGCGTGGACGGGGCTCGGGGGTTTCCCGGCGATGGTGGCGATGCTCTTTTTGACCCTGGCGTCGGGCGGCATGGTGGGGCCGAACGCGATTGCGCTGGCGCTGGAGCCGTTTGGGCGCGCGGCGGGAAGCGCGGCGGCGTTGCTCGGCACGCTGCAATTCGGCATGGGCGGGCTGGCGGGCGCGCTGGCGGGTTGCTTCGGCACGGAGAGCGCGGCGCCCATGGGCGTGACGCTCGCGGTGTGCGCGGCGGCGGCCTTCGCGTCGTTGCGGCTGGCGGCCGGGCGGGCGCGTCAGGCATGA
- a CDS encoding UDP-glucuronic acid decarboxylase family protein — protein sequence MRILVTGGAGFLGSNLCDRLINDGHEVICLDNFFTGRKANIAHLAGHPRFELVRHDVIDPFKFEVDQIYNLACPASPPHYQYNPIKTTKTSVMGAINCLGLAKRVRARVFQASTSEVYGDPHVHPQPEDYWGNVNPIGRRSCYDEGKRCAETLFFDYHRENKVDIRVIRIFNTYGPRMLPNDGRVVSNFIVQALRGDDLTIYGDGSQTRSFCYVDDLIEGFVRFMNQAEIVGPLNCGNPGEFTMLGLAEAVLKQVGGKSKIVHHPLPSDDPKQRRPDISLAKKVLGWEPKIPLEEGLKRAIAYFRTQI from the coding sequence ATGCGTATTCTTGTGACAGGGGGCGCAGGCTTCCTCGGCTCCAATCTTTGCGACCGTCTCATCAATGATGGGCACGAGGTCATCTGCCTCGACAACTTCTTCACCGGCCGCAAGGCCAACATCGCGCACCTCGCCGGCCATCCGCGTTTCGAACTCGTGCGGCACGACGTGATCGACCCGTTCAAGTTCGAGGTGGACCAGATCTACAACCTCGCCTGTCCCGCCTCGCCGCCGCACTACCAGTACAATCCCATCAAGACCACCAAGACCTCGGTGATGGGCGCGATCAACTGCCTCGGCCTCGCCAAGCGCGTGCGCGCGCGGGTGTTTCAGGCGAGCACGTCGGAGGTTTACGGCGACCCGCACGTGCACCCGCAGCCCGAGGACTACTGGGGCAACGTCAACCCCATCGGGCGCCGCTCCTGCTACGACGAGGGCAAGCGTTGCGCCGAGACGCTCTTCTTCGATTACCACCGCGAAAACAAGGTCGATATCCGCGTCATCCGTATCTTCAACACCTACGGCCCGCGCATGCTCCCCAACGACGGACGCGTCGTGTCGAACTTCATCGTGCAGGCGCTGCGCGGCGACGACCTCACCATCTACGGCGACGGTTCGCAGACGCGCTCCTTCTGCTATGTGGACGACCTCATCGAAGGCTTTGTGCGCTTCATGAACCAGGCCGAGATCGTCGGCCCGCTGAACTGCGGCAACCCGGGCGAGTTCACCATGCTCGGGCTGGCCGAGGCCGTGCTCAAGCAGGTCGGCGGCAAATCCAAAATCGTCCACCATCCGCTTCCGTCCGACGACCCGAAGCAGCGCCGTCCCGACATCTCGCTGGCGAAAAAAGTCCTCGGCTGGGAGCCGAAAATCCCGCTGGAGGAGGGCCTCAAGCGGGCCATCGCCTACTTCCGCACGCAAATCTGA
- the trpB gene encoding tryptophan synthase subunit beta, which produces MSNAAASSASAPSSPVIDRFSLPDASGHFGSYGGVFVPETLITALQELAAEYGRARVDPAFQAELRHHLKEFAGRPTELYFAERLTEYCGGAKIYFKREDLLHTGAHKINNALAQALLARRMGKTRIIAETGAGQHGVATAAACAKFGLQCVVYMGAHDMERQALNVFRMRLMGAEVRGVEAGQKTLKEAINEAMRDWVTNVRGTHYILGTAYGSHPYPMMVRDFHRVIGLEAKEQILAREGRLPDEMIACVGGGSNAIGLFFEFLEEPGVRLIGVEAGGRGIARGEHAARFAGGRLGVLQGCKTYLLQDGDGQIELTHSVSAGLDYAAVGPEHTYYRDRGRIEFAYACDDEVLEAFQLVSRLEGIIPALESTHAIVHGMKRAKALPKDKLVVVNLSGRGDKDVQQVAAMLAAT; this is translated from the coding sequence ATGTCCAACGCCGCCGCATCCTCCGCCTCCGCTCCCTCATCTCCAGTCATCGACCGGTTTTCGCTGCCCGACGCATCCGGGCATTTCGGCTCGTATGGCGGCGTGTTTGTGCCGGAAACCTTGATCACCGCGCTCCAGGAACTCGCGGCGGAATACGGACGCGCGCGGGTTGACCCGGCGTTTCAGGCCGAGCTGCGCCATCACCTGAAGGAATTTGCAGGGCGTCCGACGGAGTTATATTTCGCGGAGCGCCTCACTGAATACTGCGGCGGGGCGAAAATTTATTTCAAGCGCGAGGACCTGCTGCACACCGGCGCGCACAAAATCAACAATGCCCTCGCGCAGGCGCTGCTCGCGCGGCGCATGGGCAAGACCCGCATCATCGCCGAGACCGGCGCGGGCCAGCACGGCGTGGCGACCGCGGCGGCCTGCGCGAAGTTCGGCCTGCAATGCGTGGTCTATATGGGCGCGCATGACATGGAGCGCCAGGCGCTGAACGTGTTTCGCATGCGGCTCATGGGCGCGGAAGTGCGCGGCGTCGAGGCCGGACAAAAGACCCTCAAGGAGGCGATCAACGAGGCGATGCGCGACTGGGTGACCAATGTGCGCGGCACGCACTACATCCTCGGCACGGCCTACGGCTCGCACCCGTATCCGATGATGGTGCGCGATTTTCACCGCGTGATCGGCCTCGAGGCCAAGGAGCAAATCCTCGCGCGCGAAGGACGCCTGCCCGACGAAATGATCGCGTGCGTGGGCGGCGGCTCCAATGCGATCGGGCTGTTCTTCGAGTTTCTGGAGGAGCCCGGCGTGCGCCTGATCGGCGTGGAGGCCGGCGGCCGCGGCATCGCGCGCGGCGAGCACGCGGCGCGCTTCGCCGGCGGACGGCTGGGCGTGCTCCAAGGCTGCAAGACCTACCTGCTGCAAGACGGCGACGGGCAGATCGAGCTGACGCATTCCGTGAGCGCCGGCCTCGACTACGCCGCGGTCGGCCCCGAGCACACCTACTATCGCGACCGAGGCCGTATCGAATTCGCCTACGCGTGCGACGACGAGGTGCTGGAGGCCTTCCAGCTTGTCTCGCGCCTGGAGGGAATCATCCCCGCGCTCGAAAGCACGCACGCGATCGTGCACGGGATGAAGCGCGCCAAGGCGCTGCCCAAGGACAAGCTCGTCGTGGTGAACCTCTCGGGCCGGGGAGACAAGGATGTGCAGCAAGTCGCCGCGATGCTCGCGGCGACTTGA
- a CDS encoding four helix bundle protein, with translation MSGRTNDLTDRTFAFAQRVRRFVNRLPRQPSNYEDSKQLVRSSGSVAANYIESQEGLSRKDFFYRIKVCRKEARESALWLRLLETGGDATLDSERHALAQEAGELKRIFSSIAGKDDTG, from the coding sequence ATGAGTGGGCGAACGAATGATCTGACAGATCGAACTTTTGCGTTTGCTCAACGCGTGCGTCGTTTTGTGAACAGGCTGCCCCGGCAACCTTCGAATTATGAAGACAGCAAACAACTCGTGCGTTCGTCAGGGTCGGTCGCAGCCAATTATATCGAGTCACAAGAAGGGCTCAGCAGAAAAGACTTCTTCTACCGGATAAAAGTCTGTCGCAAAGAAGCCCGTGAAAGCGCGCTTTGGCTGCGGCTGCTGGAAACCGGGGGCGATGCCACGCTCGACAGTGAGCGCCATGCGCTCGCACAGGAGGCCGGCGAATTGAAGCGAATCTTTTCCAGCATCGCGGGCAAGGACGACACGGGTTGA
- a CDS encoding YicC/YloC family endoribonuclease gives MTGYGRASAALGNHTLTVQVNSVNRKTLDLAISLPPEWAEFEAASGELVRRYAARGKVGARFDVTGGEGAPAQAVTWDEAAVEATLDRLVAQAARRGAQPPPVVTPELVWSVASAQRRKTELPADDGTRTLVLGTLEEALKAFAAMRENEGAALLKDFLARIETLAAHIAAIAELAPQVAPAWRDQLMKRLRDAGLELDAGDERVLREVALFADRCDITEELTRLRSHLDQFAALLRGDAEMGRKAEFILQEIGREVNTIGSKANNLEISRRVIELKNELERIREQIANVE, from the coding sequence ATGACCGGCTATGGCCGCGCGTCCGCCGCGCTCGGCAACCACACCCTCACCGTCCAAGTCAATTCCGTGAATCGCAAGACGCTCGATCTCGCGATCTCACTGCCCCCCGAATGGGCGGAATTCGAGGCGGCCTCGGGCGAGCTGGTGCGCAGATACGCGGCGCGCGGAAAGGTGGGCGCGCGCTTCGATGTCACCGGCGGCGAAGGCGCGCCGGCGCAGGCCGTCACGTGGGACGAGGCCGCGGTCGAGGCCACGCTCGACCGGCTCGTCGCGCAGGCGGCGCGGCGCGGCGCGCAACCGCCGCCCGTCGTCACGCCGGAACTCGTGTGGAGCGTGGCGAGCGCGCAGCGCAGGAAAACCGAGCTGCCCGCCGACGACGGGACGCGGACCCTCGTGCTCGGCACGCTGGAGGAGGCGCTGAAGGCGTTCGCCGCGATGCGCGAAAACGAGGGCGCCGCGCTCCTGAAGGACTTTCTCGCCCGCATCGAAACGCTCGCGGCGCACATCGCCGCCATCGCGGAGCTCGCGCCGCAAGTCGCGCCCGCCTGGCGCGACCAGTTGATGAAGCGGCTGCGCGACGCCGGGCTCGAGCTGGACGCCGGCGACGAGCGCGTGCTGCGCGAGGTCGCGCTCTTCGCCGACCGCTGCGACATCACCGAGGAGCTCACGCGCCTGCGCAGCCACCTCGACCAGTTCGCCGCCCTGCTGCGCGGCGACGCGGAGATGGGACGCAAAGCCGAGTTCATCCTCCAGGAAATCGGCCGCGAGGTGAACACGATCGGCAGCAAGGCGAACAACCTCGAAATCTCGCGCCGCGTCATCGAGCTGAAAAACGAGCTCGAGCGCATCCGCGAGCAGATCGCGAACGTCGAGTGA
- a CDS encoding histone H1: protein MAQKTTKTAKKAVAKKAPAKKAVAKKAPAKKAVAKKAPAKKAAKKK, encoded by the coding sequence ATGGCCCAAAAAACCACAAAGACTGCCAAGAAAGCCGTCGCCAAAAAGGCTCCGGCCAAGAAAGCTGTAGCCAAGAAGGCTCCGGCCAAGAAAGCCGTTGCCAAGAAGGCCCCGGCCAAGAAGGCAGCCAAGAAGAAATAA
- a CDS encoding glutamine amidotransferase — MSEPILVIKLGDTFGRIAAVHGDFEHWVRAGLDEAGVDLSVAVVDPRADDGAGLARHESPAGVVVTGSHAMVTDHAPWSEATARWLARLVANEVPVLGICYGHQLLAHALGGEAGWHPRGDELGNAAIRLRPEADGDALFAGFPHVFSAAVSHSQTVLRLPPGAVLLAENDFEPHHAFRIGACAWGVQFHPEFSADISRLYLDCTEAELRAEGHDVAALRAGIEETPLAASVLPRFARIAAARVRV, encoded by the coding sequence ATGAGCGAACCGATTCTTGTCATCAAACTCGGCGATACGTTCGGGCGGATCGCGGCGGTGCACGGCGACTTCGAGCACTGGGTGCGGGCCGGTCTGGACGAGGCCGGCGTCGATCTGTCCGTCGCCGTCGTCGATCCGCGGGCCGACGACGGCGCGGGGCTCGCCCGCCATGAATCGCCCGCCGGCGTGGTGGTGACCGGCTCGCATGCGATGGTGACCGACCACGCGCCTTGGAGCGAGGCGACCGCGCGCTGGCTGGCGCGGCTCGTGGCGAACGAAGTCCCGGTGCTCGGCATTTGCTACGGGCACCAGCTCCTCGCGCACGCGCTCGGCGGCGAGGCCGGCTGGCATCCGCGCGGCGACGAACTCGGCAATGCCGCCATCCGCCTCCGCCCCGAGGCGGATGGCGACGCGTTGTTCGCCGGTTTCCCGCATGTGTTTTCGGCGGCGGTGTCGCACAGCCAGACCGTGTTGCGGCTGCCGCCGGGCGCGGTGCTGCTGGCGGAAAACGATTTTGAGCCGCACCACGCCTTCCGCATCGGCGCGTGCGCGTGGGGCGTGCAATTCCATCCCGAGTTCAGCGCGGACATATCGCGGCTTTATCTTGACTGCACCGAGGCCGAGCTTCGGGCGGAAGGGCACGACGTCGCGGCGCTGCGGGCCGGCATCGAGGAGACCCCGCTCGCGGCCTCCGTGCTCCCACGCTTTGCCCGCATCGCGGCGGCGCGCGTGCGCGTCTGA
- a CDS encoding RsmE family RNA methyltransferase — protein MNIILFTADEISAPLPHSDPRAAHILDVLRRRVGDTFDAGLIDGPRGKGTLVAVTPGALALAFAWDAAPPPPPPPIALIVGLPRPQTARKILNEATALGVAEIHFAATGRGEPSYALSTLWSTGEWRRHLVAGAAQAFCTRIPRVTWTQTLPEAFAALSADAIRIALDNYEAPQSLSRFLASLPPRSAHEPPRPLVLALGSERGWTAAERDLFRASGCVLAHLGPRVLRTETAAIAAVTLARAHLGLM, from the coding sequence GTGAACATCATCCTCTTCACCGCCGACGAAATCTCCGCGCCGCTTCCGCACTCGGACCCGCGCGCCGCGCACATCCTCGATGTGCTTCGCCGCCGCGTCGGCGACACCTTCGACGCCGGCCTCATCGACGGGCCGCGTGGCAAAGGCACGCTCGTCGCGGTCACGCCCGGCGCGCTCGCGCTCGCTTTCGCGTGGGACGCCGCGCCCCCGCCGCCTCCGCCGCCCATCGCGCTCATCGTCGGTCTGCCGCGCCCGCAGACCGCGCGCAAAATCCTCAATGAGGCGACCGCGCTCGGGGTCGCCGAAATCCATTTCGCCGCCACCGGGCGCGGCGAGCCGTCCTACGCCCTCAGCACGCTTTGGAGCACCGGCGAATGGCGCCGGCACCTCGTGGCCGGGGCGGCGCAGGCCTTCTGCACGCGCATCCCGCGCGTCACTTGGACGCAAACGCTTCCCGAGGCCTTCGCCGCGCTTTCCGCCGACGCCATTCGCATCGCGCTCGACAACTACGAGGCGCCGCAATCGCTCAGCCGGTTCCTCGCGTCGTTGCCGCCCCGGTCCGCGCACGAGCCGCCGCGCCCGCTTGTCCTTGCCCTCGGTTCCGAGCGCGGCTGGACCGCCGCCGAGCGCGACCTGTTTCGCGCCTCCGGTTGCGTCCTCGCGCACCTCGGCCCCCGCGTCCTTCGCACCGAGACCGCGGCCATCGCCGCCGTCACGCTCGCCCGCGCGCACCTCGGGTTGATGTGA
- a CDS encoding aldo/keto reductase, with translation MHTPSPSRYSNPALYQRCGRSGLKLPRLSLGLWHNFGDITPHADSRALVLRAFDLGITHFDIANNYGPPVGAAERCFGRILREDLAAHRDELIISTKAGYYGWDGPYGDFGSRKFLLASLDQSLRRLGLDYVDIFYHHRPDPETPLEESMGALAHAVRSGKALYVALSNYNPDQTARAAAILRDLGTPCLLHQPKYHMFDRTVENGLLDVLAREGIGCIPFCPLAQGLLTDRYLDGIPADSRAAHDPRFLKPEHITEAKVVQIRALHALAQARGQSLAQMALAWVLRQPAVTTALIGASKVRQIEDNLGALENPRFTAGELAQIDAILAG, from the coding sequence ATGCACACACCCTCGCCGTCCCGCTATTCCAATCCCGCCCTTTATCAACGCTGCGGCCGCAGCGGCCTGAAACTCCCGCGCCTCTCGCTCGGCCTCTGGCACAATTTCGGCGACATCACCCCGCATGCCGACAGCCGCGCCCTCGTCCTGCGCGCGTTCGACCTCGGCATCACCCACTTCGACATCGCCAACAACTACGGTCCGCCCGTCGGCGCCGCCGAGCGTTGTTTCGGTCGCATCCTCCGCGAGGACCTCGCCGCCCACCGCGACGAGCTCATCATTTCCACCAAGGCCGGCTATTACGGCTGGGACGGCCCCTACGGCGATTTCGGCTCGCGCAAATTCCTGCTCGCGTCCCTCGACCAGAGCCTCCGCCGCCTCGGTCTCGACTACGTCGACATCTTCTACCACCACCGTCCCGACCCCGAAACGCCGCTTGAGGAGTCCATGGGCGCGCTCGCCCACGCCGTGCGCTCCGGCAAGGCCCTCTACGTCGCCCTCTCCAACTACAACCCCGACCAGACCGCCCGCGCCGCCGCCATCCTCCGCGACCTCGGCACGCCCTGCCTCCTCCACCAGCCGAAATACCACATGTTTGACCGCACCGTGGAAAACGGACTCCTCGACGTGCTCGCGCGCGAAGGCATCGGCTGCATTCCCTTCTGCCCGCTTGCGCAAGGACTCCTCACCGACCGCTACCTCGACGGCATCCCGGCCGATTCCCGCGCCGCGCACGACCCGCGTTTCCTGAAACCCGAGCACATCACCGAGGCCAAGGTCGTCCAGATCCGCGCCCTCCACGCCCTCGCCCAGGCTCGCGGCCAATCTCTCGCGCAAATGGCCCTCGCCTGGGTGCTCCGCCAGCCCGCCGTGACCACCGCGCTCATCGGCGCCAGCAAGGTCAGGCAAATCGAGGACAACCTCGGCGCGCTGGAAAACCCGCGTTTCACCGCCGGCGAACTGGCCCAAATCGACGCGATTCTCGCCGGGTGA
- the coxB gene encoding cytochrome c oxidase subunit II, with translation MLSPASFFRCLHASAMLRRMRRAGSRFCPRLPAFPRAARAAALLALPVIFGGWLSGPQSTLDTEGPVAESQRHLFYTTLWVTVVIFVLVASVLAYATIKFRARTSADEHAEPPPQSHGNPLVELTLIGLSVAALVVIAIPTLRGIMYTYDVPEAERAGAYEVTATGFQWWFKFDYPAEEVELPNNAGRAPLTVANELVIPAGRAVRIDLRAYDVIHSFWVPKLAGKVDMIPNRGNHLWLKADRPGYYWGQCAEFCGESHAVMRFRVIALAADEFAAWLENQKHNARDTAAQSAGDNNDTAPAARVQFAAYEKIPRNTPGWSADFDADPLVNWRRQQEPRPAGSPPADAALIARGRALFTEKTCITCHTIRGHHIGGAPFAPDLTHVATRTTIAGGLLENTGANLHRWITDPDGVKPGNKMWRGVGGMSGYTVRDDDNTLDWRTHIAVTAPEAAALVAYLQSLK, from the coding sequence ATGCTTTCACCTGCTTCATTTTTCCGGTGCCTTCACGCCTCCGCCATGCTGCGGCGGATGCGACGGGCCGGTTCGCGTTTTTGTCCGCGCCTCCCGGCTTTTCCGCGCGCCGCGCGCGCTGCCGCGCTGCTCGCGCTTCCCGTGATTTTTGGCGGCTGGCTTTCCGGCCCTCAATCGACCCTCGACACCGAAGGGCCGGTTGCGGAAAGCCAACGCCATCTCTTTTATACCACGCTCTGGGTCACCGTGGTCATTTTCGTGCTCGTGGCGTCGGTGCTGGCCTACGCCACGATAAAATTCCGCGCGCGCACCTCGGCCGACGAACACGCCGAGCCGCCCCCGCAAAGCCACGGCAACCCGTTGGTCGAGCTCACGCTCATCGGCCTGTCCGTCGCCGCGCTCGTCGTCATCGCGATTCCGACCCTGCGGGGCATCATGTACACCTACGACGTGCCCGAGGCCGAGCGGGCCGGCGCCTACGAAGTCACCGCGACCGGTTTCCAATGGTGGTTCAAATTCGACTATCCCGCCGAGGAAGTCGAACTCCCCAACAACGCCGGGCGCGCCCCGCTCACCGTCGCCAACGAGCTCGTCATCCCCGCCGGCCGCGCCGTGCGCATCGACCTCCGCGCCTACGACGTCATCCACAGCTTCTGGGTCCCCAAACTCGCGGGCAAGGTCGACATGATCCCGAACCGGGGCAACCACCTCTGGCTCAAGGCCGACCGCCCCGGCTACTATTGGGGCCAGTGCGCGGAGTTCTGCGGCGAGTCGCACGCCGTGATGCGCTTCCGCGTCATCGCGCTCGCCGCGGATGAGTTTGCCGCGTGGCTGGAAAACCAGAAACACAACGCCCGCGACACCGCCGCGCAATCCGCCGGGGACAACAACGACACCGCGCCCGCCGCCCGCGTGCAATTTGCCGCCTACGAAAAAATCCCGCGCAACACGCCCGGCTGGTCGGCGGACTTCGACGCCGACCCGCTCGTAAACTGGCGCCGCCAGCAGGAGCCGCGCCCGGCCGGCAGCCCGCCCGCGGACGCCGCGCTCATCGCCCGCGGCCGCGCGCTCTTCACCGAAAAAACCTGCATCACCTGCCACACCATCCGCGGCCACCACATCGGCGGCGCGCCCTTCGCGCCCGACCTCACGCACGTCGCCACGCGCACGACCATCGCCGGCGGCCTGCTCGAAAACACCGGCGCCAACCTCCACCGCTGGATCACCGATCCCGACGGCGTGAAACCCGGCAACAAGATGTGGCGCGGCGTCGGCGGCATGTCGGGCTACACCGTCCGCGACGACGACAACACCCTCGACTGGCGCACGCACATCGCCGTCACCGCCCCCGAGGCCGCCGCCCTCGTCGCCTACCTGCAAAGCCTGAAATGA
- the ctaD gene encoding cytochrome c oxidase subunit I, whose amino-acid sequence MDTTATPAPLPRPAAPPSPGYSPRAHPDYARTAERRPWFFTRPTAGTGLVSWLTTVDHKRIGILYGISALFFFLVGGVEALLIRIQLAVPNNTFLTHAAYNELFTMHATTMIFLAVMPLSTAAFNYIMPLQIGARDVAFPRLNGFAFWLFLAGAIVLNVGWFVRSGAPDVGWFGYAPLTSAAYSNQFRTDISTDLWIVGLQILGASSVIGSLNFIVTIINLRAPGMTMMRLPVFTWMTLITAFLIILSFPAITIALVELMMDRGFGANFFEVSNGGLPILWQHLFWIFGHPEVYILILPAMGIISEILPCFSRKPLFGYPIVVFSGACIGLLGFGVWSHHMFTTGMGTLATAAFSLATMAIAVPTGVKIFNWIGTLWGGHLMMRTPMMFALGFVWMFMIGGFSGIMHSAAPADSQQQDSYFVVAHFHYVLIGGSIFALLAGIHYWFPLVTGRLVDEFWGKLSFWVIFTGFNVTFFPMHFLGLNGMPRRTAVYDGNMGWNTPNFISTVGAFVLGIGIAIYFAALIRSYRKGPRVNRDPWDARTLEWSVASCPPPDYNFAVTPRVQARDAFWHEKRNTGHLPAHARQPAPAAEHAPGQTQTAHASHDVHGHGIHMPSQSWFPIVTALGILIGGLFMANHNYIGAIGGALLLFAGATLWAFEGPGGYHVFPEESNK is encoded by the coding sequence ATGGATACCACAGCCACACCCGCCCCCCTTCCCCGCCCCGCCGCGCCGCCGTCGCCCGGCTACTCCCCGCGCGCGCATCCCGATTACGCCCGCACCGCCGAGCGCCGCCCGTGGTTTTTCACCCGCCCGACCGCCGGGACCGGCCTCGTCTCCTGGCTCACTACCGTCGACCACAAACGCATCGGCATCCTCTACGGCATCTCGGCGCTGTTCTTTTTCCTCGTCGGCGGCGTCGAGGCGCTGCTCATCCGCATCCAGCTCGCCGTCCCGAACAACACCTTCCTCACCCACGCCGCCTACAACGAGCTCTTCACCATGCATGCGACGACGATGATCTTCCTCGCCGTCATGCCGCTCTCCACCGCCGCGTTCAACTACATCATGCCGCTGCAAATCGGCGCGCGCGACGTGGCCTTCCCGCGCCTCAACGGCTTCGCCTTCTGGCTCTTCCTCGCCGGCGCCATCGTGCTGAACGTCGGCTGGTTCGTCCGCTCCGGCGCGCCCGACGTCGGCTGGTTCGGCTACGCCCCGCTCACCTCCGCCGCCTACTCCAACCAGTTTCGCACCGACATCTCCACCGACCTCTGGATCGTCGGCCTGCAAATCCTCGGCGCGTCCTCCGTCATCGGCTCGCTGAATTTCATCGTCACCATCATCAACCTCCGCGCCCCCGGCATGACCATGATGCGCCTGCCGGTGTTCACGTGGATGACGCTCATCACCGCGTTTCTCATCATCCTCTCCTTCCCCGCCATCACCATCGCGCTCGTCGAACTCATGATGGACCGCGGTTTCGGCGCGAATTTCTTCGAGGTCTCCAACGGCGGCCTGCCCATCCTCTGGCAGCACCTGTTCTGGATCTTCGGCCACCCCGAGGTTTACATCCTCATCCTGCCCGCGATGGGCATCATCTCGGAAATCCTTCCGTGCTTTTCCAGAAAACCGCTCTTCGGTTATCCCATCGTGGTGTTCTCCGGCGCGTGCATCGGCCTGCTCGGCTTCGGCGTGTGGTCGCACCACATGTTCACCACCGGCATGGGCACGCTCGCCACGGCGGCGTTCTCGCTCGCGACCATGGCCATCGCGGTGCCGACCGGCGTGAAAATTTTCAACTGGATCGGCACGCTCTGGGGCGGGCATCTCATGATGCGCACGCCCATGATGTTCGCGCTCGGCTTTGTGTGGATGTTCATGATCGGCGGCTTCTCCGGCATCATGCACTCCGCCGCGCCCGCCGACTCGCAGCAACAGGACAGCTACTTCGTCGTCGCGCATTTTCACTACGTGCTCATCGGCGGCTCCATCTTCGCGCTCCTCGCCGGCATCCACTACTGGTTCCCGCTCGTGACCGGCCGCCTCGTCGACGAATTCTGGGGCAAGCTCTCCTTCTGGGTCATCTTCACCGGCTTCAACGTCACCTTTTTCCCCATGCACTTCCTCGGCCTCAACGGCATGCCCCGCCGCACCGCCGTGTACGACGGCAACATGGGCTGGAACACCCCCAATTTCATCTCGACCGTCGGCGCCTTCGTGCTCGGCATCGGCATCGCCATCTATTTCGCCGCGCTCATCCGCTCCTATCGGAAAGGCCCGCGCGTCAACCGCGACCCCTGGGACGCCCGCACCCTCGAATGGTCGGTCGCCTCCTGCCCGCCGCCCGACTACAACTTCGCCGTCACTCCGCGCGTGCAGGCCAGGGATGCCTTCTGGCACGAAAAACGTAACACGGGCCACCTGCCCGCGCACGCCCGCCAGCCGGCTCCCGCCGCCGAACACGCTCCCGGGCAAACCCAAACCGCCCACGCCTCTCACGACGTTCACGGCCACGGCATCCACATGCCCAGCCAGTCCTGGTTCCCGATTGTCACGGCGCTGGGCATCCTCATCGGCGGCCTCTTCATGGCCAACCACAACTACATCGGCGCCATCGGCGGCGCGCTCCTTCTCTTTGCCGGCGCGACCCTCTGGGCCTTCGAAGGCCCGGGCGGATATCACGTGTTTCCGGAGGAAAGTAACAAGTGA